In the genome of Acidobacteriota bacterium, one region contains:
- a CDS encoding phospho-N-acetylmuramoyl-pentapeptide-transferase, whose protein sequence is MFYYLYLTFHTQFHIFNLFRYVTFRTAYASLTALFLSMFLGPYVIRKLKQFQIGQYIREDGPKAHQAKAGTPTMGGVLINLCIVIPTLLWADLSNPFVWLALGVTAAFAGIGFWDDYQKVRKRNNLGLTARTKFMLQILVSFVFGMILVAMTAWGLYSTAIVFPFFKRIHPSFTFQALLVNSWSYPLAFLPFVAFVILILVGSSNAVNLTDGLDGLAIGCIVVAASALTVLTYVSGHAVWSAYLDIEHLPQAAELTIFCGAMVGSSLGFLWYNAYPAEIFMGDVGSLSLGGAVAAVAVIIKQELLLPFIGGIFVIEALSVILQVGSYKLRRKRVFRMAPLHHHFELQGWKESKIIARFWIAALICALFALTTLKLR, encoded by the coding sequence ATGTTTTATTACCTTTACCTGACATTTCATACCCAGTTTCATATTTTCAATCTCTTTCGGTACGTCACTTTTCGGACCGCATATGCCAGTCTGACCGCACTATTCCTATCCATGTTTCTCGGGCCCTATGTAATCAGGAAGCTCAAGCAGTTTCAGATCGGGCAATATATTCGGGAGGACGGGCCCAAGGCGCATCAGGCCAAGGCCGGGACGCCCACGATGGGTGGCGTTCTCATCAACCTGTGCATTGTAATTCCCACGCTTTTGTGGGCCGACCTCAGCAATCCTTTCGTCTGGCTGGCGCTCGGAGTGACTGCCGCGTTTGCCGGTATCGGCTTTTGGGACGACTATCAGAAGGTGAGAAAACGAAACAACCTGGGGCTGACGGCCCGAACGAAATTCATGCTGCAGATTCTGGTCAGCTTCGTTTTTGGTATGATCCTGGTGGCTATGACGGCCTGGGGTCTTTATTCTACGGCTATCGTGTTTCCTTTTTTTAAGCGTATTCATCCCAGCTTCACATTTCAGGCCCTGTTGGTCAATTCATGGAGTTATCCTCTTGCATTTCTGCCGTTTGTCGCTTTCGTGATCCTCATATTGGTAGGTTCATCCAATGCTGTCAATTTGACTGACGGGCTGGATGGCCTGGCCATCGGCTGCATTGTTGTGGCTGCTTCGGCGTTGACAGTGCTCACGTATGTTTCCGGCCACGCCGTGTGGTCCGCCTACCTCGACATTGAGCACTTACCGCAGGCCGCAGAATTGACGATCTTCTGTGGGGCGATGGTTGGCTCCAGCCTTGGGTTCCTCTGGTACAACGCTTATCCGGCGGAGATTTTTATGGGTGACGTGGGTTCGCTGTCACTGGGAGGAGCGGTGGCCGCAGTGGCCGTGATTATCAAACAGGAACTTCTTCTGCCATTTATCGGCGGCATTTTCGTGATTGAGGCGCTTTCCGTCATTCTGCAGGTGGGGTCGTACAAGCTCCGCCGGAAACGAGTGTTCAGGATGGCGCCCTTGCATCACCACTTTGAGCTGCAGGGATGGAAGGAGTCAAAAATTATTGCACGCTTCTGGATTGCCGCATTAATCTGCGCCCTGTTCGCGCTGACAACGTTAAAGCTCCGGTAG
- the murD gene encoding UDP-N-acetylmuramoyl-L-alanine--D-glutamate ligase: MDIRGKNVLVVGLARSGVVAARWLSEHGAAVTGTDTRGPEAFQKVIPDLFNWKIGLELGLHRESTFLRQDLIVVSPGVPADLPILNLARQKGIPVVPEIEVAGWFLKGRLAGITGTNGKTTTTTLLGRIMEASGYATFVGGNIGVPLLSAVDLDPPASVIVAELSSFQLETISSFRPHVAALLNLSPNHLDRHPNFEAYIAAKARIFSNQTEDDYAILNADDENVMKLVPSIRSQKVFFSRRRELPNGTFVSGGMVLYRVQNLEVALMRTSDVRLLGDFNLENVLAASAAACVLGAEFSSIRRAVRDFSGVEHRLEFVREIRGVEFYNDSKATSVDAAAKALSTFERGVHLILGGKDKGAPYAPLRSLLKDRVREVLVIGAAQKRIANDLAGAVEIVEAGDLETAVMTAAERARPGDVVLLAPACSSFDQFQDFEHRGRVFKDLVERLAEKSSMKGNDRVAHQESAFPGPATRMAGEAAMLPAAPSVTDGPKKPAAGQEASCIQKDSVPIEPEPLVLAAPRELAYVFEVSAEEASMPGYRDFEGAADEFVLDEDDLTPPETVKDEAFAYEVRAATSMDTGSADAQKETSPKTNYRKRSHARKVK; encoded by the coding sequence ATGGATATTCGGGGCAAAAATGTACTAGTGGTGGGATTGGCTCGGAGCGGTGTGGTAGCCGCTCGATGGCTGAGCGAGCACGGAGCGGCAGTCACCGGCACCGACACGAGGGGACCCGAGGCGTTCCAAAAGGTGATTCCGGACCTCTTTAACTGGAAAATTGGCCTCGAACTTGGTCTGCACAGGGAATCGACTTTTCTCCGACAGGACCTTATTGTTGTTAGCCCAGGCGTGCCAGCAGATCTGCCAATCCTGAACCTGGCCAGACAGAAGGGAATACCAGTGGTGCCAGAAATCGAAGTGGCCGGCTGGTTTCTCAAGGGGCGCTTGGCGGGCATTACAGGAACCAACGGCAAGACAACCACTACGACTCTGCTGGGAAGGATTATGGAAGCATCTGGCTATGCCACTTTTGTAGGGGGGAACATCGGCGTGCCCTTGCTATCGGCGGTTGATCTTGACCCGCCGGCGTCCGTGATTGTTGCAGAATTGAGCAGTTTTCAGCTCGAAACCATCAGCTCGTTCCGACCGCACGTGGCTGCCTTGCTGAACTTGAGCCCGAATCATCTGGATCGACACCCCAACTTCGAAGCGTATATTGCCGCGAAAGCCAGGATCTTTAGCAACCAGACCGAGGATGACTACGCAATCCTGAATGCGGACGACGAAAACGTAATGAAGCTTGTCCCGTCAATTCGAAGCCAAAAGGTTTTTTTCAGCCGGCGGCGGGAGCTTCCGAACGGTACATTCGTATCGGGTGGAATGGTTCTCTACCGCGTGCAAAACCTGGAAGTGGCGTTGATGCGGACGAGCGACGTCCGGCTGCTGGGCGACTTTAATCTGGAAAATGTGCTCGCTGCCTCCGCTGCCGCTTGCGTCCTGGGAGCAGAGTTTAGTTCCATCCGTCGGGCCGTCCGTGATTTCAGCGGTGTGGAACACCGGCTGGAGTTCGTGCGCGAAATCCGAGGCGTGGAATTTTACAACGATTCCAAGGCGACGAGTGTGGACGCGGCCGCCAAGGCGCTATCAACTTTTGAGAGAGGGGTGCACTTGATTCTGGGAGGCAAGGACAAAGGTGCACCCTACGCGCCACTCCGGAGCTTGTTGAAAGATCGGGTTCGTGAAGTTCTAGTGATTGGAGCTGCCCAGAAGCGAATTGCAAATGACCTGGCTGGCGCCGTGGAGATTGTTGAGGCCGGGGATCTGGAGACGGCTGTGATGACGGCGGCGGAGCGGGCGAGGCCAGGCGATGTGGTTTTGCTGGCACCTGCCTGTTCCAGCTTCGATCAGTTTCAGGATTTTGAGCACCGTGGGCGGGTATTCAAGGATCTGGTTGAACGGCTGGCAGAAAAAAGCTCAATGAAAGGGAACGATAGAGTTGCTCATCAGGAGAGCGCCTTTCCTGGCCCCGCTACTCGAATGGCTGGAGAGGCTGCTATGTTGCCGGCTGCTCCGTCTGTGACGGACGGACCGAAAAAGCCCGCGGCAGGGCAGGAGGCGTCCTGCATCCAGAAGGATTCTGTTCCCATTGAGCCCGAGCCGCTAGTGCTGGCCGCCCCGCGCGAACTGGCATACGTTTTCGAAGTGAGCGCCGAGGAAGCCTCGATGCCGGGCTATAGAGATTTTGAAGGAGCTGCAGATGAATTTGTGTTGGATGAGGATGACCTGACGCCGCCCGAGACGGTTAAAGACGAGGCGTTTGCGTATGAAGTTCGTGCCGCAACTTCGATGGATACCGGAAGTGCGGATGCTCAAAAAGAAACTTCGCCCAAGACCAATTATCGCAAGCGTTCACATGCGCGAAAGGTAAAGTAG
- the ftsW gene encoding putative lipid II flippase FtsW, with protein sequence MARHLQTDKVLFGTVVTLLLFGLVMVFSASAVIAQEGFGSSYHFLFRQACCAILGLVLMVIMMNADYRRLAKPNVIFPAVAIQVLLLLVAMVQSPVHNTHRWVHLESVMIQPSELSKVIIVIFLAYFLEMRKGEIEDWKRTLLPIGLVVGTSGLLILKEPDFGTTLALCMIVAAMLFVAGLRLVYFGYAMLAAFPMLMLLIFDTSYRAKRITAFLHPYSDPLGTGFQIIQSYIAVGTGGISGLGLMEGKEKLFFLPEPQNDFIFAVISEELGFIGAVLVVALFCVILWRGLRAAARCSNDFGRLLAVGITVMVVGQALVNISVVVGLLPTKGIPLPLISYGGSSLVMTLLAIGILLNISQNTS encoded by the coding sequence ATGGCGCGACATCTCCAGACTGACAAGGTGCTGTTCGGGACGGTGGTGACCCTGCTCCTGTTCGGGCTTGTTATGGTGTTCAGCGCTTCTGCAGTGATTGCACAGGAGGGCTTTGGCTCAAGTTACCACTTTCTTTTCCGCCAGGCATGCTGTGCGATCTTGGGACTGGTTCTGATGGTGATCATGATGAATGCTGATTACCGGCGTCTGGCCAAACCCAATGTGATCTTCCCGGCGGTTGCCATCCAGGTCTTGCTACTTTTGGTAGCGATGGTCCAGTCGCCGGTTCATAACACCCACCGTTGGGTGCACCTGGAATCGGTGATGATCCAGCCTTCAGAACTTTCAAAAGTCATTATCGTTATTTTCCTCGCCTATTTTCTTGAGATGCGCAAGGGCGAAATCGAAGACTGGAAACGCACTTTACTGCCGATCGGCCTGGTTGTAGGAACTTCTGGCCTGCTGATCCTGAAGGAGCCCGATTTTGGGACTACTCTGGCGCTTTGCATGATCGTGGCTGCCATGCTTTTCGTCGCGGGGCTACGACTGGTTTATTTCGGTTATGCAATGCTGGCAGCATTCCCGATGCTGATGTTGTTAATTTTCGACACGAGTTACCGGGCGAAGCGCATCACGGCATTCCTGCATCCTTACTCCGACCCGCTGGGTACAGGATTTCAGATCATCCAGTCGTACATCGCAGTGGGAACAGGCGGAATTTCCGGCCTCGGCCTGATGGAAGGCAAAGAGAAACTCTTTTTTTTGCCGGAGCCGCAGAATGATTTTATTTTTGCGGTGATCAGTGAGGAACTGGGCTTTATTGGAGCGGTGCTTGTTGTCGCGTTGTTCTGCGTGATTTTGTGGCGTGGGCTGCGGGCGGCTGCGCGTTGTTCAAACGATTTTGGGAGATTGCTGGCAGTGGGAATCACTGTCATGGTTGTTGGCCAGGCGCTGGTGAACATCAGCGTCGTGGTTGGGCTGCTTCCCACCAAGGGAATTCCTCTGCCGCTAATCAGTTACGGAGGGTCGTCCCTGGTTATGACGCTGCTGGCCATCGGGATACTTCTTAACATATCCCAGAACACGAGCTAG